From the genome of Cedecea lapagei, one region includes:
- the panS gene encoding ketopantoate/pantoate/pantothenate transporter PanS has protein sequence MFATLTRLFPLWALLLSVAAYYTPSTFTPIGPWVSTLLMLIMFGMGVHLRAEDFKRVLSRPAPVAAGIFLHYLVMPLAAWLLALLFHMPPDLSAGMVLVGSVASGTASNVMIYLAKGDVALSVTISSVSTLVGVFATPLLTRLYVDADIKVDVMGMLVSILQIVIIPIGLGLIVHHLFPRLVKRVEPWLPAFSMLCILAIISAVVAGSASHIASVGLVVIIAVILHNTIGLLGGYWGGRLFGFDESTCRTLAIEVGMQNSGLAATLGKIYFSPLAALPGALFSVWHNLSGSLLAGYWSGKAIKSQQDEKK, from the coding sequence ATGTTCGCCACTCTAACCCGGCTGTTCCCGCTCTGGGCACTGCTGCTCTCCGTCGCTGCGTATTATACCCCCTCAACCTTTACGCCGATTGGCCCATGGGTCAGTACGCTGCTGATGCTCATTATGTTCGGCATGGGTGTCCATTTACGGGCGGAAGATTTTAAACGCGTGCTGTCTCGCCCGGCACCGGTGGCGGCGGGCATTTTTCTGCACTATCTGGTGATGCCGCTGGCCGCCTGGCTGCTGGCGCTGCTGTTCCATATGCCGCCCGATCTTTCAGCCGGGATGGTACTGGTCGGCAGCGTAGCCAGCGGCACGGCGTCCAACGTGATGATTTACCTGGCGAAAGGCGACGTTGCGCTCTCTGTTACGATCTCTTCGGTCTCCACGCTGGTCGGCGTTTTCGCCACGCCGCTGCTGACCCGTCTCTATGTGGATGCCGACATAAAAGTCGATGTGATGGGCATGCTGGTCAGTATTCTGCAGATTGTTATTATTCCAATTGGCCTGGGCCTGATTGTGCACCACCTGTTCCCACGCCTGGTGAAGCGGGTGGAACCGTGGCTGCCCGCGTTTTCCATGCTCTGCATTCTCGCCATCATTAGCGCGGTTGTGGCAGGTTCGGCGTCACACATCGCCTCCGTTGGCCTGGTGGTAATTATCGCCGTGATCCTGCATAACACCATTGGCCTGCTCGGCGGCTACTGGGGCGGGCGTCTCTTTGGCTTTGACGAGTCCACCTGCCGGACGCTGGCCATTGAAGTAGGCATGCAGAACTCGGGTCTCGCGGCCACGCTGGGTAAAATTTACTTTTCACCCCTGGCGGCGCTGCCTGGCGCATTGTTCTCCGTCTGGCATAACCTTTCCGGGTCACTGCTCGCAGGTTACTGGTCAGGTAAAGCGATAAAATCGCAGCAAGATGAGAAAAAATAG
- the lysC gene encoding lysine-sensitive aspartokinase 3, with product MSQTVVAKFGGTSVADFDAMNRSANVVLADSHVRVVVLSASAGVTNLLVALAEGLEATERFVRLDAIRKIQYNIVERLANPEVIREEIDRLLENITTLAEAASLATSTALTDELVSHGELMSTLLFVEILRERNVEAQWFDIRKVMRTNDRFGRAEPDIAALAELAGQQMLPRLTESLVITQGFIGSEEKGRTTTLGRGGSDYTAALLGEALNAARVDIWTDVPGIYTTDPRVVPAAKRIDRIAFEEAAEMATFGAKVLHPATLLPAVRCDIPVFVGSSKDPAAGGTLVCKKTENPPLFRALALRRKQTLLTLHSLTMLHSQGFLAEVFSILARHNISVDLITTSEVSIALTLDTTGSTSTGDSLLTSALLTELSSLCRVEVEENLALVAIIGNKLSQACGVGKEVFGVLDPFNIRMICYGASSYNLCFLVPGNDAEQVVQKLHRNLFE from the coding sequence ATGTCTCAAACCGTAGTCGCCAAATTTGGCGGTACCAGCGTCGCCGATTTTGACGCCATGAACCGCAGCGCCAATGTCGTTCTGGCCGATAGCCATGTCCGCGTCGTGGTCCTTTCCGCGTCCGCCGGCGTGACCAACCTGTTAGTTGCCCTGGCTGAAGGGCTGGAAGCAACCGAACGCTTCGTCAGGCTCGATGCCATTCGCAAAATCCAGTACAACATTGTTGAACGCCTGGCGAACCCAGAGGTGATCCGCGAAGAGATCGATCGCCTGCTTGAAAACATCACTACCCTTGCGGAAGCCGCTTCCCTTGCGACCTCCACCGCGCTGACCGACGAACTGGTCAGCCACGGTGAACTGATGTCCACTTTGCTGTTTGTCGAAATCCTGCGTGAACGTAACGTTGAAGCACAGTGGTTCGACATTCGTAAAGTCATGCGTACCAACGATCGCTTTGGCCGTGCCGAACCAGATATCGCTGCGCTGGCGGAGCTGGCAGGCCAGCAGATGCTGCCGCGTCTTACAGAGTCTCTGGTGATCACTCAGGGCTTTATCGGCAGCGAAGAGAAAGGCAGAACCACCACGCTTGGCCGCGGCGGCAGCGACTATACCGCCGCGCTGCTTGGCGAAGCGCTGAATGCTGCTCGCGTAGATATCTGGACCGACGTACCGGGGATTTACACTACCGACCCACGGGTTGTTCCGGCGGCAAAACGAATCGACCGTATCGCCTTTGAAGAGGCGGCCGAAATGGCCACCTTTGGCGCAAAGGTGCTGCATCCCGCGACATTGTTGCCTGCCGTGCGCTGTGATATCCCGGTGTTCGTGGGTTCCAGCAAAGATCCGGCAGCCGGCGGTACGCTGGTGTGCAAAAAAACCGAGAATCCACCGCTGTTCCGCGCCCTGGCATTACGCCGTAAACAGACGCTGTTAACCCTGCACAGCCTGACCATGCTGCACTCCCAGGGCTTCCTGGCGGAAGTGTTCAGTATTCTGGCGCGGCATAATATTTCGGTAGACCTGATAACCACTTCAGAAGTAAGCATCGCCCTGACCCTGGATACCACCGGCTCCACCTCAACCGGTGACAGCCTGCTGACCAGCGCGCTACTCACGGAGCTTTCATCGCTGTGCCGCGTAGAAGTGGAAGAGAATCTGGCGCTGGTTGCCATCATTGGCAACAAGCTGTCTCAGGCCTGCGGCGTAGGCAAAGAAGTGTTCGGCGTGCTCGACCCGTTCAACATCCGCATGATTTGCTACGGCGCATCCAGCTACAACCTGTGCTTCCTGGTGCCGGGCAACGATGCCGAACAGGTGGTGCAGAAGCTGCATCGCAATCTGTTTGAATAA
- a CDS encoding type II toxin-antitoxin system CcdA family antitoxin — translation MRIVMGVNMRVESAAAKKSVNVTLAPEILDEARKLKLNISAVLTEALIAKFRENARAEWLRDNQEKIAALNEFVEEHGSFSDFQRTF, via the coding sequence ATGCGCATTGTTATGGGGGTTAATATGCGTGTTGAAAGTGCAGCCGCTAAAAAATCGGTTAATGTGACGCTCGCGCCGGAGATTCTGGATGAGGCCCGTAAGCTGAAGTTAAACATCTCGGCGGTCCTGACCGAGGCATTAATCGCGAAATTCCGTGAAAACGCTCGTGCTGAATGGCTCAGGGACAATCAGGAAAAGATCGCCGCGCTGAATGAATTTGTTGAGGAGCACGGCTCGTTCAGTGATTTTCAGAGGACCTTCTGA
- the yjbE gene encoding exopolysaccharide production protein YjbE, with translation MRKTLYGALAIFTLAAAGAANADPVAVGDAAGAQATSVSAGSSAATSASTVGSAVGVALAATGGGDGSNTGTTTTTTTSTTTR, from the coding sequence ATGAGAAAAACCCTTTATGGCGCTTTAGCCATATTCACGCTGGCAGCCGCCGGCGCGGCGAATGCTGATCCCGTAGCAGTGGGTGACGCGGCCGGCGCGCAGGCGACCTCTGTGTCTGCAGGCAGCTCTGCTGCAACCAGCGCCAGCACTGTTGGGTCAGCGGTCGGTGTGGCGTTAGCCGCAACCGGTGGCGGCGACGGTTCAAACACCGGGACCACCACAACCACCACGACCAGCACCACCACCCGTTAA
- a CDS encoding DUF3811 domain-containing protein, whose amino-acid sequence MATARLTQQDMTESEQRELKTLLDRARIAHGRTLTNSETNQVKKEYIDKLMAERALAAKKARQLKKQNALKPDTTTTYSWSANNHTRGKR is encoded by the coding sequence ATGGCTACAGCCAGACTGACACAGCAAGACATGACGGAAAGCGAACAGCGTGAGCTTAAAACTCTGCTGGATCGCGCCCGCATCGCCCACGGTCGTACGTTGACCAACTCAGAAACCAATCAGGTAAAAAAAGAGTACATCGATAAGCTGATGGCGGAGCGTGCGCTGGCGGCTAAGAAAGCTCGCCAGCTGAAGAAACAAAACGCATTAAAACCGGATACGACTACCACCTATTCATGGTCGGCCAATAACCACACGCGCGGGAAACGCTAG
- the pgi gene encoding glucose-6-phosphate isomerase has product MKNINPKQTSAWQALQKHYDEMKDVTLSDLFAKDNDRFSKFSATFDDLMLVDFSKNRITTETLEKLQALAKETDLQSAIKSMFAGEKINRTEDRAVLHVALRNRSNTPIVVDGKDVMPEVNAVLEKMKAFSESIISGSWKGYTGKAITDVVNIGIGGSDLGPFMVTEALRPYKNHLNMHFVSNVDGTHIAEVLKKVNPETTLFLVASKTFTTQETMTNAHSARDWFLKTAGDNKHVAKHFAALSTNGKAVGEFGIDTANMFEFWDWVGGRYSLWSAIGLSIILSVGFDNFVELLSGAHAMDKHFSTTPAEQNLPVLLALIGIWYNNFFGAETEAILPYDQYMHRFAAYFQQGNMESNGKYVDRNGNAVDYQTGPIIWGEPGTNGQHAFYQLIHQGTKMVPCDFIAPAISHNALSDHHPKLLSNFFAQTEALAFGKSREVVEQEYRDQGKDPATLDHVVPFKVFEGNRPTNSILLREITPFSLGALIALYEHKIFTQGAILNIFTFDQWGVELGKQLANRILPELGDDKEIASHDSSTNGLINRYKAWRD; this is encoded by the coding sequence ATGAAAAACATCAACCCGAAGCAGACCTCTGCCTGGCAGGCACTCCAGAAACATTACGATGAGATGAAAGACGTTACGCTTTCCGACCTGTTCGCGAAAGATAACGACCGCTTCAGCAAGTTCTCCGCGACCTTCGATGACCTGATGCTGGTGGATTTCTCCAAAAACCGCATTACCACCGAAACCCTTGAAAAGCTGCAGGCTTTGGCGAAAGAGACCGACCTGCAGAGCGCGATCAAATCCATGTTCGCCGGCGAAAAAATTAACCGCACCGAAGACCGTGCCGTGCTCCACGTTGCCCTGCGTAACCGCAGCAACACGCCAATCGTGGTCGATGGCAAAGACGTGATGCCGGAAGTGAACGCGGTGCTTGAGAAGATGAAAGCCTTCTCTGAGAGCATTATCAGCGGCAGCTGGAAAGGTTATACCGGCAAGGCTATCACCGACGTGGTAAACATCGGTATCGGCGGCTCTGACCTCGGCCCGTTCATGGTCACCGAAGCGCTGCGCCCGTACAAAAACCACCTCAACATGCACTTTGTGTCCAACGTTGACGGTACCCACATCGCCGAAGTGCTGAAGAAAGTGAACCCGGAAACCACGCTGTTCCTGGTAGCTTCCAAAACCTTCACTACTCAGGAAACCATGACCAACGCCCACAGCGCGCGCGACTGGTTCCTGAAAACCGCTGGCGACAACAAGCACGTGGCGAAACACTTCGCAGCGCTGTCCACCAACGGTAAAGCCGTCGGCGAATTTGGTATCGACACCGCGAACATGTTCGAGTTCTGGGACTGGGTTGGCGGTCGCTACTCTCTGTGGTCCGCAATTGGCCTGTCCATCATCCTGTCCGTTGGCTTCGACAACTTCGTTGAGCTGCTCTCCGGCGCACACGCGATGGATAAGCACTTCTCCACCACGCCTGCCGAGCAAAACCTGCCGGTTCTTCTGGCGCTGATCGGCATCTGGTACAACAATTTCTTCGGCGCTGAAACCGAAGCGATTCTGCCTTACGACCAGTACATGCACCGTTTTGCGGCCTACTTCCAGCAGGGCAACATGGAGTCCAACGGTAAGTACGTTGACCGCAACGGTAACGCCGTAGACTACCAGACTGGCCCAATTATCTGGGGCGAGCCGGGCACCAACGGCCAGCACGCGTTCTACCAGCTGATCCACCAGGGCACCAAAATGGTCCCTTGCGACTTCATCGCACCGGCTATCAGCCATAACGCGCTGTCGGATCATCATCCAAAACTGCTGTCTAACTTCTTCGCTCAGACCGAAGCGCTGGCGTTCGGTAAATCCCGCGAAGTGGTTGAGCAGGAGTACCGTGACCAGGGTAAAGATCCGGCAACGCTGGACCACGTTGTTCCGTTCAAGGTCTTTGAAGGCAACCGTCCGACCAACTCCATCCTGCTGCGCGAAATCACTCCGTTCAGCCTGGGGGCGCTGATTGCGCTCTACGAGCACAAAATCTTTACCCAGGGCGCAATCCTGAACATCTTCACCTTCGACCAGTGGGGCGTGGAGCTCGGCAAACAGCTGGCTAACCGCATCCTGCCGGAGCTGGGCGACGATAAAGAAATCGCCAGCCACGACAGTTCCACCAACGGCCTGATTAACCGCTATAAAGCATGGCGTGATTAA
- a CDS encoding CcdB family protein, which yields MEQFHAYENTGAGKKTYPYLINMQHPIADALKHALVIPVIKRELLGAIPPEKICPIVTIEGQPCVAMTHMMAGIPLKELGASVADLTHYRDELCGAVDFMIQGY from the coding sequence ATGGAACAGTTTCATGCCTACGAGAATACTGGCGCAGGGAAGAAAACGTATCCTTACCTCATCAATATGCAGCATCCCATTGCTGATGCCCTAAAGCATGCCCTGGTCATTCCCGTTATTAAGCGGGAATTACTGGGGGCCATACCTCCGGAAAAAATCTGCCCCATCGTGACTATTGAGGGGCAGCCCTGCGTGGCTATGACTCACATGATGGCGGGTATTCCGCTTAAAGAACTCGGTGCTTCGGTCGCTGATTTGACGCATTACAGAGATGAGCTGTGTGGTGCCGTTGATTTTATGATTCAGGGTTACTAA
- the rluF gene encoding 23S rRNA pseudouridine(2604) synthase RluF: MLTNSSIRLNKYISESGICSRRDADRYIEQGNVFINGKRAKIGDQVFAGDSVKVNGQLIEPRNEEDLVLIVLNKPVGIVSTTEDGERDNIVDYVNHSKRVFPIGRLDKDSQGLIFLTNHGDLVNKILRAGNDHEKEYVVTVNKPVTDEFIRGMGAGVPILGTVTKKCKVKKEAPFAFRITLVQGLNRQIRRMCDHFGYEVTKLERTRIMNVNLTGIPLGEWRDLTDDELIELFKLIEDSSSEAAPAKKAKPKATAPAVKKPLVSGPKSSAKTPAELASRKRFASPGRKKKGR, translated from the coding sequence ATGCTGACTAATTCATCTATTCGTCTTAACAAATACATCAGCGAGAGCGGGATCTGCTCACGCCGTGACGCCGATCGCTACATCGAACAGGGCAACGTTTTTATTAACGGCAAGCGCGCCAAAATTGGCGATCAGGTTTTTGCCGGCGACAGCGTGAAGGTGAATGGTCAGCTTATTGAGCCGCGCAACGAAGAAGACCTGGTGCTGATTGTGCTGAACAAACCGGTGGGCATTGTGAGCACCACGGAAGACGGCGAAAGAGACAACATCGTCGACTACGTGAACCACAGCAAGCGCGTGTTCCCTATTGGCCGCCTGGACAAAGACTCCCAGGGGCTGATTTTCCTCACCAACCATGGCGATCTGGTGAACAAGATCCTGCGCGCCGGTAACGACCATGAGAAAGAGTATGTGGTTACGGTGAATAAACCGGTCACCGACGAATTTATTCGCGGCATGGGCGCGGGCGTGCCGATTCTCGGCACCGTTACCAAAAAATGCAAAGTCAAAAAAGAGGCGCCGTTTGCGTTTCGTATTACCCTCGTTCAGGGCCTGAATCGCCAGATCCGCCGTATGTGTGATCACTTTGGTTATGAAGTCACGAAGCTTGAGCGTACGCGCATCATGAACGTGAATCTGACCGGGATCCCGCTGGGGGAGTGGCGTGACCTGACGGATGATGAACTGATTGAGCTGTTTAAGCTGATTGAGGACTCGTCCTCAGAGGCCGCACCGGCTAAAAAGGCGAAACCAAAGGCGACCGCGCCAGCGGTGAAAAAGCCGCTGGTCAGTGGGCCGAAAAGCTCAGCAAAAACGCCCGCTGAGCTTGCCTCTCGTAAACGCTTTGCTTCTCCAGGCCGCAAAAAGAAGGGCCGCTAA